The region GGAGGTCGGCACGCTTGAAGGACTCGACCACCTGCTCGAACTGGCGATAGAGGTTGACCGCGACGGTGGTCtctttggccttggcctccaTTCCCTCAGCCGCCCATCGGTCAGTCTCCGCATCGAGAGCATTTTTGATGTTGCGCAGCCGCCTCTCCAGTTCTAGGTAGTTGAACTTTCCCTCCATCGAGTTGCTAGCTCCTTCAAAAGGCATCCTGGTGAAAGATTGCCCGTCCTTGgtctcttccttccccttctggACGGCTGCGAGGTACGACTCATAGTACCACAGGAAGCGACGCTTGCATAGATCCTTGAATGGCAGGAACGGGGTGCTATCCTCATCTAGCGTATCCATGTCGAGATCGTAGTCACTTGGCACCATTGGGTTGATAGATCCGCCTGCATCCATCCCAAGATACTCCTCGAGACGTTGGATCACCGAGATTCGGAGGGTTTCATGCCGAATCTGTCCTCCCGTCAGCCTCGCAACCGGCAATGAACCATCGATTTCGTTACCTTTTGGACGTAGTCCTTCTGGTTCTTCTTGTCCGATGATTCATTGGCATCTTCGAATCCGGGCTCGTTTTCGTAGGGATTCGTAGACATCAGGCTCTGGATCGAGAGGAGGATAGACTCAAGGCCCTGCGCAGCTGACCACTCCTCACCAGGTTCTCCACGCCATGTCCTAGGTCTTGTTAGTCCAAAGCGAGAAGAAGTGTGCGCAGAGAGAGACAAGAAAGTACCCGAGAATGGATCTATATCCTGGTTAGCCCGGACTCTCCCCCGATTGATCGCTCCCGTACGTACAAGCAAACTTTTCCATTAGCATAGATGTTGGGGTTAAACCGGGTACGGCCAGAGTTTGTCGTGGTACAAGTGACTGTTGGTGACTTGCGGGGGTAATCTAGAGAAGATCAGGTTGGTTGCCGGGCGAACAATGACAAAGATGCCGGAAAGCGAATGTCGATGTCTCTTATAAACCATCATCACGTACCCTTGTTGAACTTGAAGTCGAACTGCCGGTATGTTAGCCAGCTACCGATCATTGCAGACTCATTTCATGTTACCTCGAAGAAGCCGAATTCATACGGCGTCTCGTGGGGACCAATGATGAGGGCCTTGACGTTTCGGACATCTATGTCACGACAAGCGACAGCGAGAGCTAAGGAGTCTTGTGAGCCGAAGATACACGGGGCTACCGTTTTGGAGACCATGGCAGCTTACAAAGATCCGAGTTTTTCTGGAGGTCACTCAGCTCCTATACGCCAAGAGCGACATCGCCGTCTGTATCAGCCTTCGGTACAACTTTGAGCTCATCCATGTTGCAGCCCCGCGGTGTGTGCTCTCCCCCACTGTCCGAGAGCGTCGAACTACGGCAACCCACCTTTGTGATCCGGAAGACGGACTGGTCCGCCATGGTGGATGAATGTTGTCGAAATGGATGTCGTCAAGGCGGAGTGTATAATGAATAAAACAGTGAAGAACTGTGCTGCGGACCGTCAATGGTAGCTGGTAGCTATGCTGGGAATGGGGTTCTCACGAGTTGGATGTTTGGGAGAAGGGGTCCGGGTCAGCACAAATGGTCGAAAGGCAGTGGGTTGCGGGTGCCCGGACAAGGTTATAGGCAGGTCCCGCCTACGAGATTAGCGGCCTTTGCCTGCGCTAACGTTGGGTGTAACTGACAGTTGGGACAAAGTGCGGGGCAACAGTTATTGAGAGTTGGAGACTGAAAGGGATCGATTGGTTAATAACAGCACAATGTGGTAGCATTGCCTGATGTAAAACTGCATGCTTGGGCTTCTATGGAATGTCGAGTTACCTCGCCAGGCAATTTGAGGACCACATACCAGTAGTGTGAAAGATCTGGGAATACAAGTCATTCGGCCTGTCCCCACTCTTGGTAGGCAACCACGCCTTTGTTTTCACTCGTTGATCTGCTACTTTAGTCGATGCCTTCAGCTACTGATGTGGTCATTACTCTTCGATGGTTTGACATGTTGGTATCTCGAGAAGCCTGCATTCAACTTGCAAATTTGGACGTGGCAGCCTTGTTTTATATTAAAGCCGGCCCGGGTAGGTGAATGTCTGGAGGGGTCTTGATGCCAGAGAGGCCACCTGATCAAGTCTGAACCTCTTGCAACATAAAATAGGCGCATGGAAGATATGATGAATCTAACCTGTTCATATCAAAGGCAGTATAGACAAAGGAAAAATATGGACTCTGATACATTCTACACATTATACTAATGTCGTTGGGAAGGCTGTGGAGGGGAACAGTTGTGTGTGAAGCACCCCTCCATAACTGACCATCGGTGTTGTGGAGCCACAGGTACCGAGAGTGGGGGCCAGCTTGGAGAACCCCTGTCCCCAACGACACGGTCGTCGCGCTTTTTCCAACTTGACGCGTAAAGTACCTTCATACTAGCATCGTCAACCTCGAGGTTTGCCTGCAGTA is a window of Podospora pseudopauciseta strain CBS 411.78 chromosome 1, whole genome shotgun sequence DNA encoding:
- a CDS encoding hypothetical protein (EggNog:ENOG503P01Z; COG:O); its protein translation is MADQSVFRITKELSDLQKNSDLSLAVACRDIDVRNVKALIIGPHETPYEFGFFEFDFKFNKDYPRKSPTVTCTTTNSGRTRFNPNIYANGKVCLSILGTWRGEPGEEWSAAQGLESILLSIQSLMSTNPYENEPGFEDANESSDKKNQKDYVQKIRHETLRISVIQRLEEYLGMDAGGSINPMVPSDYDLDMDTLDEDSTPFLPFKDLCKRRFLWYYESYLAAVQKGKEETKDGQSFTRMPFEGASNSMEGKFNYLELERRLRNIKNALDAETDRWAAEGMEAKAKETTVAVNLYRQFEQVVESFKRADLPHNIELVDSNPFIWAVTYFGKPMTNLDGGLFRFGLHFSPRFPEEQPRVRFETRLFHHRISPDGTPCYVSAISKREDVKSHIEAVIDALEEENPPYDPRTLVNPEAFKLYWGGVDERRNYNRRLRRSVQQSMEDF